In the genome of Streptomyces aquilus, the window GCGCCGAGGAAGAGGCCGGTGCCGATGGCACCGCCGATGGCGATCATGTTGACGTGCCGGTGCTTGAGGGACTTGCTGTATCCCTCGTCTCCCGCGTCGACATGGCCGGAACGTTTCTGCACGTCGTCGTGCAGGGACTGCTCGCTCACGCCTGGGGGTCGCCTTCCGTGGGGGTGTCCGTGCCCTTGCCAGGGGGACGCACGATGTCGGTGAGGGTGGTCTCGACGCGGTCGAGGTGGTGGGACATGGCCTCCACCGCGTCGTGTTCGGAACCGTCGATCAGCGCCTCGACGATCGCCCGGTGCTCGCGGTTGGACTGCTCACGGCGCCCGCCCAGCTCGTTGAGGAAGGCCGACTGACGCGCCAGTGCGTCCCGGATCTCCTCGATGACCCGGCGGAACACCGGGTTCTGGGCGGCCTCGGCGACGGCCAGATGGAACAGCGTGTCCATCGCGACCCACGCGGTGGTGTCCGTCTCCCGCTCCATGCGGTCGAGCAGATGCGCCAGGTGGTCGAGGTTCTCCGGGGTGCGGCGCAGGGCCGCGTACCCGGCGACGGGGATCTCGACGTGCCGGCGCACCTCCAGCAGGTCGCTGGCCGCGTAGTCGCCGAAGGTGGGGTCCTCCACGGCGTTGGCGACCACGAAGGTGCCCTTGCCGGTCTTGGAGACGGTCAGCCCCATGGTCTGGAGCGCCCGCAGGGCCTCGCGCAGCACGGGGCGGCTGATCTCCAGCGTGCGGCAGAGCTCGGCCTCGGAGGGGAGCTTGTCGCCGATGGCGTAGTCACCGCGCTCGATGGCGTCGCGCAGATGCGCCAGCACCGCTTCCATGGCGCTGATGCGCCGCGGGGGCTGTCCGGCTGTCCGGCTGTCTGACAGGTTCACGGGAGAGATACTCCGGGCGGCGGGAGGGTGCTGTCAAGGCACCTGAAAGGAGAATTTCACGGGGCGTGAGAGCTGAATGCCGGCTCACGCCCCGTCCCGGCCGGTCAGCTGTCCAGCACGCCGGTCGCGAGCAGGCCGAAGAGCAGGACACCGACGACGATCCGGTAGATCACGAACGCGTTGAAGGAGTGCTTCGCCACGAACTTCAGCAGCCAGGCGATCGAGGCGTAGGCCACGACGAAGGAGACGGCCGTGCCGACGACCAGGGGGGCGGCGCCCGCGCCGGTGCCGAGGGCGTCCTTGAGTTCGTAGATGCCCGCGCCGGTCAGGGCCGGGATGCCGAGGAAGAAGGAGAGGCGGGTGGCGGCCACGCGGTCCAGGTCGAGCATGAGCGCGGTGGACATGGTGGCGCCGGAGCGGGAGAAACCGGGGAAGAGCAGCGCGAGGATCTGGGAGCTGCCGACGAGCATCGCGTCCTTGAACGAGGTGTCGTCCTCGCCGCGCTTGTGGCGGCCCATCTGGTCGGCCGCCCACATCACGCCGCTGCCCGCGATCAGCGAGCCGGCCACGACCCACAGCGAGGCGAGCGGCCCCTCGATCAGCGGCTTGGCGGCCAGGCCCACGGCGACGATCGGAATGGTCGCGTAGATGACCCACCAGGCGAACTTGTAGTCGTGGTGGTACCGCTCCTCCTTGTCGCGCAGCCCGCGGAACCAGGCGGAGACGATCCGCGCGATGTCCTTGCGGAAGTACACGAGCACGGCGGCGATCGCGCCGACCTGGATGACGGCCGAGAACCCGACGACGGCGTCGTCGTCGACGGGGATGTTCATCAGCCCTTCGGTGATCTTCAGATGACCGGTGGAGGAGACCGGCAGGAACTCGGTCACCCCCTCGACGGCTCCGAGGACGACGGCCTGACCGACGCTGATGACGCTCATGGGATCCAGTTCTTCCGGCAGGGAGGACGAGACAAGGCGGCCACAGTTTTACACCGCCTGGGCAAGCTCCACGCCCACGTACGCCGCTCCCAGACCGGCGATCAGACTCGCGCCGACATTGGCGAGGGCGTACAGCCCCGCCCCGGTCTCGGCCAGCCGCAGCGTCTCGTAGGAGAAGGTCGAGTACGTCGTCAGCGCCCCGCACAGTCCCGTGCCGAGCAGCAACCGCACGTGCGGTCCCGCCGCTCCCGTGACCAGGCCCAGCACCAGACAGCCGGTGACGTTGACCGCGAAGGTGCCCCAGGGGAAGACCGAGTCGTGGCGGGACTGGATGGCGCGGTCGGTGAGGTAGCGCAGCGGGGCGCCGACCATGGCACCCGCGACGACCAGCAGCCAGTTCACAACGACCTCTTACCCTTGCCGTCCGTTTTGCCGGAGTCGGCGTCGCGGCCGACGTACCGGATGACCTCGCAGTCGTCGAGGATGACCAGGCCCTCGGTGACGAGTTCGTCGAGCTGGGGCAGGAAGGCCCGGACCCGGTCCTCGGTGTCGACGATGACGATCGCGACGGGCAGGTCCTCGCTCAGCGACAGCAGCCGGGACGTGTGGATCAGGGAGGAGGCGCCGAAGCCCTCGATGCCGCGGAAGACGCTGGCACCGGCGAGGCCCGCGGTGTGCGCGCGGTGCACGATCTCGCTGTAGAGGGGCTTGCGGTGCCAGGTGTCGTTCTCGCCGACGAACACGGTCACGCGCAGGGCACTTCCGGTCAGCCTCGTCATGGCTGCCTCCGCTTCAGGACGCGGCGGGTGGCGGTCGCGGCGAGCCACACCGCGGTGAGAGCCGCGAGGAGGGTCGCGGCGAGGTAGGCCAGTCCCGTGCCGGGGTGGCCGGAGGCGATCAGTCTGCGGATGTCGACGGCGTACGTGGAGAAGGTGGTGAAGCCGCCGAGGACTCCGGTGCCGAAGAACGGGCGGACCAGCCGGTGGGCGGCCCAGACGTCGGTGATGAGCACCATGAACACGCCTATGACCGCGCAGCCGACGACGTTGGTCCAGAAGGTCGCCCAGGGGAACCCGCCCGGCTGGAGGGGCCACCAGAGGGAGAGCGCGTAGCGGGCGGTCGCCCCGATCGCGCCGCCGAGCGCGACCACGGCCACGACGGACGCCTGACCGCGCAGCACCGGCGGTCGTCGCGGGGTGGGGACACGGAGGCTCTCGGTCTCCGGGGCTGTCATGGTCGTACGTCTCCCTGCCTGGACGGCCTGATCACGGCCGGTCAACAGGGTAACGCCGGGGTCACTTACCGGTGGGCGGCTCGCACAGGGCGATGCCCCGCTCCCACAGGCTGCCCAGGACAAGATGGCCGGCCGCCTCGCAGACGCTGGTGACCATGCGGAAGCCGGAGTGGCGGCGGGTGAGGTGGTGGACGGTCCCGCCGGAGTCGTCGACGGCCAGGACGCCGATCGTGCCGGTGGGGCGGAACGGGGCGCGGACCGCCAGGCGGGCGGCGGCACGGCGGACGGCGGGGTCGGCTCGGTGCAGCAGGTCGAGCGGCGGGACGCGGGGGCCGGCCAGGGAGACCCAGATCGGTCCGTCGGGGCCGGCCCGCCAGAGGTTGTCGGGCATGCCGGGGAGGTTCTCGGCGAAGGGTTCGGTACGCCCCGCGTGCGGTCCGGTGAGCCAGTGGCGGGCGAGGCGGCAGGCGCCGGTCTCGGCGACGACGAGAAACGATTCGTCGGAGCTCAGGGCCAGTCCGTTGGCGAATTGCAGCCCCTCCGCGAGGACTTCGGGCCGCTCGCTGCCGGGCGCGAGACGCAGCAGCCGGCCCGTGCCGGTGTGCTCGACGATGTCGCCGATCCACTGGTCGAGGGGATAGCGGCGGCTGGAGACCGTGAAACAGATGCTGCCGTCGGACAGGGCGACGGTGTTGCTGCAGAACCGCAGCCGCTCCCCCGCCACCGAGTCGGCGAGGATGCGTACGAGGCCGTCGGTGAGGTCGACGCGCAGCAGGCCGAGTTCGGCGTCGCACACCAACAGGTCGTCGTCCGCGAGGAGTTCGAGGCCGAGCGGCCTGCCGCCGGTCTCGGCGAGCACCTCGACGCGGGTCGCGGCCGGATCGGCGAGGCCGTCCAGGCGCAGGATGCGGCCGTCCGCCACACCGGTCACCACGCGGCCCCGGCTGTCGGCGACGACGTCCTCGGGGCCGTGGCCGCCGATGGACACGTACCGGTGCGGGACCAGCTTCTGTGGACGCTCCACGAACTACCGCCTCTCTCGCGCTGCTCTGTCTACCAGCCTTTCTCGAACATGCGGGCCACCTCGGCTATTCGCACCTCGTCGCGCCGGTAGTAGACCCGGCGGCGGACCCGCTTGGTGCGCAGCAGGCCGATGTCGGCGAGCAACTCCAGGTGGGTGTCCGCGACTTGGCGCCGCACGCCGAGTTTGGCGGCGACGGCGGCCGCGGTGACGCCGTCCTCGGCCGGGCAGCCGCGGCGCTGGGCAGGGAAGTGCGCGACCGGGTCCTTGAGCCACTCCAGGATGTCCAGCCGACGCTGACTGACGGGAGTCCTCAGCATGTCGTGCGCCTCCGTTCGACCTCCTCGAAACCGCGTGTTCCCACTGTCCCGCAGTCGACGCCGTCATGGATGGACTTCTCACACCTTGTCCGGTACCGCACGCACTTGCGAGAAAAGGCAGTTCGGTACTCGCACAGGACAACAAAGGGGCCCGGCCGCGTCCGCGCGGCCGGGCCCCCTGTCCGACGGGGACTACCGGTGGCTGAACCACGCCATCGCGGGCAGCGCCTTGTTGTCGTAGTCGAACAGCGCCTGGTTCTCCCAGCCGTTGCCGGAGGAGGAGTCGGTCGGGTCCCAGCCGTTGCCGGTGACCGCGGTCCAGGTCGACTCCCAGTAGAAGACGCCGAGGCCACGGCCGTTGGGCACGGCCTCCACGATGCTCGCGACGTCGTTCATCCAGCGGGTCTGGCCGGCCGTGGTGGCGGGGTAGCCGGAGACCAGCTCGCCGGTGAGGTCGATGATGTTCTCGTAGGAGTCGTCGCTGTCGAGACGGAAGGGGTAGGCCGTCTCGGCGACGAACACCGGCTTGCCGTAACGCGAGGCCGCGTCGTCCAGGGTCGTCTGGAAGTCGTAGAGCGAGCCGTGCCAGTAGCCGTAGTAGGACAGGCCGATGACGTCGAACTTGACGCCGGCCGCGACCGCGTTGTCGAACCACCAGCGGGTGCCGCTCAGATCACCGCCCTTGGCGAGGTGCAGCGCGACCTGGGTGGAGGAGCTGACCGCCTTGACCGCGCTGTAGCCGGAGTTGAGCAGCCCGGCGAGCTGCGACCAGTTGTCGGTGGAGCCCGCCGACCACAGCATGCCGCCGTTGATCTCGTTGCCCACCTGGACCATGTCGGCCGTGGTGCCCTGCGCCTTCAGCGCGTTGAGGACGTCGTAGGTGTGGTTGTAGACGTCCGTCTTCAACTGGCTGTAGCTGTGGCCCGACCACGCGGCCGGCACGGTCTGGGCGCCCGGGTCGGCCCAGGTGTCGGAGTAGTGGAAGTCGACCAGCAGCTTCATGCCCTGCGCCTTGATGCGCTTGGCCATCGCCAGGACCTGGGTCTTGCCGTTGTAGCCGTCGGCCGCGTTGACCCACACCTTGACGCGCGCGTAGTTCTGTCCGGCGGACTTCAGGATGGCGAGCGCGTCGCCTGTGGTGCCGGAGCTGGTCCGGTAGGTGCCGCCCAGGGCCTCGCTCTTGGCGAGGGAGGAGACGTCGGAACCCTTGATCGACGTACTGGACGTACCGGACGCGAAGGTCAGGTCGTCAACGTTGATCCAGTTGCCGGCGTTCGCGTCACTGTTGATGCTGATCGTGCACTGGTTGTTGGTCACGTTGACCGGCACGACGATGTGCAGCCATCCGCTCGGGGAGACCGGCAGGTCGGTGCGCTGGTCGGTGCCGCCGCAGTTCTTCAGGGCTATGTAGGCGGAGTTCTGGCCGCCGCCGGAGCGGACCCACGCGGTGAGCTTGTAGCTCCCGTTGGTCAGCCCGGACAGGTACTGGTACGTCTCCACCTTGTAGGCGGAGGACGAGTAGTGGGTGAGGCGGTAGCTGCCGCCGTGGCCGCCGGACTCGGTGTAGGAGGCGGCGGTCGTGCCGTACTCGGACCAGCCGGCGGGGACGGCCACGCCCGCGCCGTCGGACTCGAACCCGCCGTTGGTCAGCGTGCTCGCCGCCTGGGCGGTCTGTGCGGGCAGGGCGGTGAGGGCGAGCCCCGCGGTGAGCGGGAGGAGCAGGGCTCGCAGGGTGCGTCTGGGATGGAACATCGTCGTCCGTCGTCCCTTCGACAAATGGGGTTGGGGGTGCCTTCGCCGAGGACGGCGAAGGGGCCCCTCCACCCGCGGCTCGCGGCTCGCACGGGCGGAGGGGAGTCGGTGGGGCCCCAGGGGCCCGCGCTCAGCCGTCGAGTCGTACGACCCGTACGGCGCCCGCCGGGATCTCCAGGCGGCCCGCGGCGCGTTCACCGGTCAGCAGCTCGGTGCCGGAGGCCTCCAACGGCACCTTGGCGTCCGAGCCGGTGTGGTTGATGGCGAACAGGTAGGTGCCCGACTCGCCGGTGCGGCGCACCACTTCGACATCGCGGGGCAGGTCGGCGCGCGGCGTGATCCCGGCGTCGTCGGTGGCCCAGCCCAGCAACGCGTCGAGGCCTTCCGCGCCGAGGCGGGTGGAGACGTACCAGGCGGAGCCCTGGCCGAAGCGGTGCCGGGTGACGGCCGGGTGGCCCGCGGTGAGGCCGTCGGCGTACGTCCACACGGTCTCGGCGCCGCGCGGGACGACGAACTCCGTCCAGACGTCGCCGCTGAGCTCGGAGCCGTCGGCGCCGGTGAGACGCACCGACTGGTCCTTCAGCAGCGGTGAGAACTCCTCGACCGTCAGGCCGAGGACGTCGCGCAGCGGGCCGGGGTAGGCGCCCTCGTGCACGGCGTCGTGCTCGTCGACGATGCCGGAGAAGTACGACACGACGAGGGTGCCGCCGTTCTCGACGTACTCCCGGACGTTGGTCCCGGCCGCCTCGGTCATCAGGTAGAGGGCCGGTACGACGACAAGGGGATACCTCGACAAGTCGGCTTCGGGGTGGGCGAAGTCGACCGTGAGGTGGCGGTCGTAGAGCGTCTCGTAGAAGGCGTCGGCGCGCTCGCGGGCGTCGTGGTCCTCGCTGGGGCGCCAGTCCAGGCTCTGCGCCCACCAGGAGTGCCAGTCCCACAGGACGGCGACGTCGGCCTCGGTGCGGGTGCCGCGGATCGTGCTCAACGAGTCGAGCGAGGCGCCGAGTTCGACGACCTCGCGCCACACGCGCGTGTGGGTGCCGCCGTGCGGGAGCATCGAGGAGTGGAACTTCTCGGCGCCGCGCCGGGACTGGCGCCACTGGAAGAACATGGCGCCCTCGGAGCCGCGCGCCACGTGGGCGAGGGAGTTGCGGGCCATCTGGCCCGGGGCCTTGGCGGGGTTGCGGGGCTGCCAGTTGACGCCCGAGGTGGAGTGCTCCAGGAGGATCCAGGGCGCTCCCCCGGCCACCGAGCGGGTGAGGTCGGCGGCCATCGCCAGGTTCACATGGGTGCGGCGGCCGTCGGTGATCAGGTAGTGGTCGTTGGTGACGATGTCGACCTCGCGGCCCCAGGCCCAGTAGTCGACGGAGTCGCACTGGCTGAGGGCGGTCATGAAGTTGGTCGTCACCGGGATGCCGGGCGCGAGGCGGTGCAGGATGTCCCGCTCCATGACGAAGTTCTCGCGCATGGTGGCGTCGGCGAAGCGCTTGTAGTCCAGCGCCTGGGCCGGGTTGCCGACGGTGGGGCTCAGGCGCGGCGGGTTGATGTCCTCGAAACCGCCGTAGCGCTGGCCCCAGAACGCGGTGCCCCAGGCCTCGTTGACGGCGTCGACCGTGCCGTACGTCGACGCCAGCCAGCGGCGGAAGTGGGCGGCGCAGGAGTCGCAATAGCAGGCCGAGACGGGGACGCCGTACTCGTTGTGGACGTGCCACATCGCGAGCGCCGGGTGAGCGCCGTAGCGCTCGGCCAGCTTGGTCGTGATGTTCGCGGCGGCGGCGCGGTAGTCGGCGTTGCTGTGGCAGATCGCGCCCCGGGAGCCGAACTCGTGGCGCATGCCCTCCGCCGTCACGGGCAGGGCGTCGGGGTGGGCCCGGTAGAACCAGACCGGCGGCACCACGGTGGGGGTGCCGAGGTCGACGCGGATGCCGTTCTCGTGCAGCAGATCCAACAGGCGGTCGAGCCAGCCGAAGTCGTACACCCCGGGTGACGGCTCCAGCAGCGCCCAGGAGAAGATTCCGGCACTCACCATGGTGACGCCGGCCTCGCGCATCAGGCGGACGTCCTCCTGCCACACGCTTTCCGGCCACTGCTCGGGGTTGTAGTCCCCACCGAAGGCGAGCCTGGTGAGGCCCTTGGGGCTGGTCTCCGGCATGGATCTCTCCCGTGAAATCGATCATTTGGGAACGTGCACAGACTTGATCAGCGGTGCGATCCCAACATAACCGCACAGCAACAACCATTGACAAGTGTCCGGGATGTTTCTCTACTGTGAACGCTCACAGAAGCATGGCAGGTTCTCGCAGCAGGCGGGGACCCAGGTCAGGGGAGAGATCCATGCCCATCACGAAGCGCAGCCGGCTCAGCAGAGTGGCAGCATCCACCGTCGCCGTCGCCCTCGGCGCCACCGCGCTCGCCGCCTGTGGTTCGGACGACGGCGACTCGAAGACCGAATCGGGGCCGGTCTCGCTGACGTACTGGACCTGGACCCCCGGCATGGACAAGGTCGTCGACCTCTGGAACAAGGGCCAGGGCAAGAAGGACCAGATCACCGTCACGGTGAAGAAGCAGGCGTCCGGCGACACACTGGTCACCAAGATCCTCACCGCGCACAAGGCCGGCAAGGCCCCCGACCTGGTCCAGGCCGAGTACCAGGCGCTGCCGACGCTGGTCAGCAACGACGCCCTCGCCGACATAGCGAAGAACGTCGGCGACGCGAAGGGCAAGTTCGCCGAAGGTGTCTGGCAGCAGACCACGCTGGGCACGGACGCCGTCTACGCGGTCCCGCAGGACATCGGCCCGATGATGTTCTACTACCGCCAGGACCTCTTCAAGAAGTACGGCCTGACCGTCCCCACCACCTGGGACGAGTTCGCCGAGACGGCCCGCGCGCTGAAGAAGAAGTCCCCCGGCACGGACCTCACCACCTTCTCCGCCAACGACTCCGGCCTCTTCGCGGGCCTGGCCCAGCAGGCCGGCGCGAAGTGGTGGACCACCGAGGGCGACAAGTGGAAGGTCGGCATCAACGACGCGGCCACCAAGAAGGTCGCCGACTTCTGGGGCGGCCTCGTCAAGGAGGGCGCCATCGACAACCAGCCGATGTACACCCCGGCCTGGAACAAGGCGCTCAACACCGGCAAGCAGATCGCCTGGGTCTCCGCCGTGTGGGCGCCGGGCACGCTGACCACGGCCGCGCCCGACACCAAGGGCAAGTGGGCCATGGCCCCGCTCCCCCAGTGGACCGCGGGCGAGAACAAGACCGGCAGCTGGGGCGGCTCCTCGACGGCCGTGACGACGGACTCCAAGCACCAGGAGGCCGCCGCCAAGTTCGCCGCCTGGCTGAACACCGACGACGCGGCCCTGACCGCGCTGGCCAAGGAGAGCGGCATCTACCCGGCCGCCACCAACGCCCAGACCTCGGGCGCCTTCGCCCAGGCGCCGGAGTACTTCTCGAACCAGGCCGACTTCTACACCAAGGCCGCCGAGATCGCGAAGACCACGGCGCCCTCCGCCTGGGGCCCGAACGTGAACGTCGCCTACACGGCCTTCAACGACGCCTTCGGCGCCGCCGCCAAGAACAAGTCGGACTTCGCCGCGGCCCTGGACACGATGCAGGCCGCCACCGTCGCCGACCTCAAGAAGCAGGGCTTCGGGGTCTCCGAGTGACGAGCGCACGCCGGAAGTCGTACGGGGTCAAGGGGGCCCCGTATGCCTTCCTCATCCCCGCCACGGTCCTGTTCCTGGTCTTCTTCGCGCTGCCCATCGGGTACGCGGTCTGGCTCAGCTTCCGCAAGGTGCACGTCTCGGGCCTCGGCCTCGGGAAGGGCGCCCGCGACGAGGTCTGGGCCGGCCTGTCGAACTACACGGCCGCCCTCCACGACAGCGAGCTGCTGCACGGCGCGCTGCGCGTCCTCGGCTACGGCTGCATCGTCGTCCCCGTGATGCTGGGCCTCGCCCTGCTCTTCGCGCTGATGCTCGACAGCGACAAGGTCCGGTTCACCCCCTTCACCCGCCTCGCGATCTTCCTGCCGTACGCCATCCCCGGCGTCGTGGCGGCCATGCTGTGGGGCTTCCTGTACCTGCCGGACGTCAGCCCGTTCTACTACCTGCTGGAGAAGTTCGGCCTGCCGCAGCCGGACCTGCTCGACGGCGGTCCGCTGTACCTCGCCCTCTCCAACATCGCGGTGTGGGGCGGCACCGGCTTCAACATGATCGTCATCTACACCGCGCTCCAGGCCATCCCGGCCGAGGTGTACGAGGCGGCGAAGCTGGACGGGGCCACCCCGCG includes:
- a CDS encoding helix-turn-helix domain-containing protein, giving the protein MLRTPVSQRRLDILEWLKDPVAHFPAQRRGCPAEDGVTAAAVAAKLGVRRQVADTHLELLADIGLLRTKRVRRRVYYRRDEVRIAEVARMFEKGW
- a CDS encoding DUF190 domain-containing protein, yielding MTRLTGSALRVTVFVGENDTWHRKPLYSEIVHRAHTAGLAGASVFRGIEGFGASSLIHTSRLLSLSEDLPVAIVIVDTEDRVRAFLPQLDELVTEGLVILDDCEVIRYVGRDADSGKTDGKGKRSL
- the crcB gene encoding fluoride efflux transporter CrcB — its product is MNWLLVVAGAMVGAPLRYLTDRAIQSRHDSVFPWGTFAVNVTGCLVLGLVTGAAGPHVRLLLGTGLCGALTTYSTFSYETLRLAETGAGLYALANVGASLIAGLGAAYVGVELAQAV
- a CDS encoding undecaprenyl-diphosphate phosphatase, with amino-acid sequence MSVISVGQAVVLGAVEGVTEFLPVSSTGHLKITEGLMNIPVDDDAVVGFSAVIQVGAIAAVLVYFRKDIARIVSAWFRGLRDKEERYHHDYKFAWWVIYATIPIVAVGLAAKPLIEGPLASLWVVAGSLIAGSGVMWAADQMGRHKRGEDDTSFKDAMLVGSSQILALLFPGFSRSGATMSTALMLDLDRVAATRLSFFLGIPALTGAGIYELKDALGTGAGAAPLVVGTAVSFVVAYASIAWLLKFVAKHSFNAFVIYRIVVGVLLFGLLATGVLDS
- the crcB gene encoding fluoride efflux transporter CrcB; translated protein: MTAPETESLRVPTPRRPPVLRGQASVVAVVALGGAIGATARYALSLWWPLQPGGFPWATFWTNVVGCAVIGVFMVLITDVWAAHRLVRPFFGTGVLGGFTTFSTYAVDIRRLIASGHPGTGLAYLAATLLAALTAVWLAATATRRVLKRRQP
- a CDS encoding ABC transporter substrate-binding protein; this encodes MPITKRSRLSRVAASTVAVALGATALAACGSDDGDSKTESGPVSLTYWTWTPGMDKVVDLWNKGQGKKDQITVTVKKQASGDTLVTKILTAHKAGKAPDLVQAEYQALPTLVSNDALADIAKNVGDAKGKFAEGVWQQTTLGTDAVYAVPQDIGPMMFYYRQDLFKKYGLTVPTTWDEFAETARALKKKSPGTDLTTFSANDSGLFAGLAQQAGAKWWTTEGDKWKVGINDAATKKVADFWGGLVKEGAIDNQPMYTPAWNKALNTGKQIAWVSAVWAPGTLTTAAPDTKGKWAMAPLPQWTAGENKTGSWGGSSTAVTTDSKHQEAAAKFAAWLNTDDAALTALAKESGIYPAATNAQTSGAFAQAPEYFSNQADFYTKAAEIAKTTAPSAWGPNVNVAYTAFNDAFGAAAKNKSDFAAALDTMQAATVADLKKQGFGVSE
- a CDS encoding SMP-30/gluconolactonase/LRE family protein, whose protein sequence is MERPQKLVPHRYVSIGGHGPEDVVADSRGRVVTGVADGRILRLDGLADPAATRVEVLAETGGRPLGLELLADDDLLVCDAELGLLRVDLTDGLVRILADSVAGERLRFCSNTVALSDGSICFTVSSRRYPLDQWIGDIVEHTGTGRLLRLAPGSERPEVLAEGLQFANGLALSSDESFLVVAETGACRLARHWLTGPHAGRTEPFAENLPGMPDNLWRAGPDGPIWVSLAGPRVPPLDLLHRADPAVRRAAARLAVRAPFRPTGTIGVLAVDDSGGTVHHLTRRHSGFRMVTSVCEAAGHLVLGSLWERGIALCEPPTGK
- a CDS encoding FadR/GntR family transcriptional regulator translates to MEAVLAHLRDAIERGDYAIGDKLPSEAELCRTLEISRPVLREALRALQTMGLTVSKTGKGTFVVANAVEDPTFGDYAASDLLEVRRHVEIPVAGYAALRRTPENLDHLAHLLDRMERETDTTAWVAMDTLFHLAVAEAAQNPVFRRVIEEIRDALARQSAFLNELGGRREQSNREHRAIVEALIDGSEHDAVEAMSHHLDRVETTLTDIVRPPGKGTDTPTEGDPQA
- a CDS encoding glycosyl hydrolase 53 family protein, producing MFHPRRTLRALLLPLTAGLALTALPAQTAQAASTLTNGGFESDGAGVAVPAGWSEYGTTAASYTESGGHGGSYRLTHYSSSAYKVETYQYLSGLTNGSYKLTAWVRSGGGQNSAYIALKNCGGTDQRTDLPVSPSGWLHIVVPVNVTNNQCTISINSDANAGNWINVDDLTFASGTSSTSIKGSDVSSLAKSEALGGTYRTSSGTTGDALAILKSAGQNYARVKVWVNAADGYNGKTQVLAMAKRIKAQGMKLLVDFHYSDTWADPGAQTVPAAWSGHSYSQLKTDVYNHTYDVLNALKAQGTTADMVQVGNEINGGMLWSAGSTDNWSQLAGLLNSGYSAVKAVSSSTQVALHLAKGGDLSGTRWWFDNAVAAGVKFDVIGLSYYGYWHGSLYDFQTTLDDAASRYGKPVFVAETAYPFRLDSDDSYENIIDLTGELVSGYPATTAGQTRWMNDVASIVEAVPNGRGLGVFYWESTWTAVTGNGWDPTDSSSGNGWENQALFDYDNKALPAMAWFSHR
- a CDS encoding beta-galactosidase — encoded protein: MPETSPKGLTRLAFGGDYNPEQWPESVWQEDVRLMREAGVTMVSAGIFSWALLEPSPGVYDFGWLDRLLDLLHENGIRVDLGTPTVVPPVWFYRAHPDALPVTAEGMRHEFGSRGAICHSNADYRAAAANITTKLAERYGAHPALAMWHVHNEYGVPVSACYCDSCAAHFRRWLASTYGTVDAVNEAWGTAFWGQRYGGFEDINPPRLSPTVGNPAQALDYKRFADATMRENFVMERDILHRLAPGIPVTTNFMTALSQCDSVDYWAWGREVDIVTNDHYLITDGRRTHVNLAMAADLTRSVAGGAPWILLEHSTSGVNWQPRNPAKAPGQMARNSLAHVARGSEGAMFFQWRQSRRGAEKFHSSMLPHGGTHTRVWREVVELGASLDSLSTIRGTRTEADVAVLWDWHSWWAQSLDWRPSEDHDARERADAFYETLYDRHLTVDFAHPEADLSRYPLVVVPALYLMTEAAGTNVREYVENGGTLVVSYFSGIVDEHDAVHEGAYPGPLRDVLGLTVEEFSPLLKDQSVRLTGADGSELSGDVWTEFVVPRGAETVWTYADGLTAGHPAVTRHRFGQGSAWYVSTRLGAEGLDALLGWATDDAGITPRADLPRDVEVVRRTGESGTYLFAINHTGSDAKVPLEASGTELLTGERAAGRLEIPAGAVRVVRLDG
- a CDS encoding carbohydrate ABC transporter permease, coding for MTSARRKSYGVKGAPYAFLIPATVLFLVFFALPIGYAVWLSFRKVHVSGLGLGKGARDEVWAGLSNYTAALHDSELLHGALRVLGYGCIVVPVMLGLALLFALMLDSDKVRFTPFTRLAIFLPYAIPGVVAAMLWGFLYLPDVSPFYYLLEKFGLPQPDLLDGGPLYLALSNIAVWGGTGFNMIVIYTALQAIPAEVYEAAKLDGATPRQVALKIKIPMVAPSLVLTFFFSIIATLQVYNEPTTLKPLTNSVSTTWSPLMKVYRDAFGTNDIYAAAAQAVIIALATLLLSFGFLRAANRRQKQEAAR